Part of the Scylla paramamosain isolate STU-SP2022 chromosome 22, ASM3559412v1, whole genome shotgun sequence genome, TCcatctgtttgcttgttttgaCACTTAGCCTGTCAGATTTTTTGATTTGTGTACATATTCTTGTCCCCATTTTTTGTTGTTAGTTAATTGATAGGTGAATATTGTTTAGGTATGACTTATCTTATTTATAAAGTGATTTTGTCTAATTTTCGGGATTGtagctattttatttatcaattttttgctGTACGTATAGGTTTTTGTTGCCCGGTTTTGTTATCAGTGCATAGATAAGTAAATTTTCTCTATGgttagctattttttttattttcaattatgCAGTGTTTATATAAAGTTATGTTTTAGGGGGTCataattgttttccttatttattattttcatcggTGACTTGTATGTGAGACTTTTTATTTGTGTGATTTCGTaagtttcatgattttttttttttctttttttggggacttagtgttggtggtgacatGAAGGACAGCCAGGCAGCCGTCATGCACTGGTGGTGGAGTGACAGGCattggtaattctctctctctctctctctctctctctctctctctctctctctctctctctctctctctctctctctctctctctctctctctctctctctctctctctttctttctttctttctttctttctttctttctttctttctctctctctctctctctctctctctctctctctctctctctctctctctctctctctctctctctctctctctctctctctctctctctctgtgttttgaTGGTGATGTTGCACTTCATTTGGCAGCTTATAAAGGTAGCTCATGAAAAGAGAGATTGCATGTCACCATGATGATAACTTTCAGAGTTGAGCTCATGGAGTGTAGTTGATAGTGGTCGCCTTTACAGGCCTGATGCATATTAAGTGTTGTGATTAATAATTCTTCATGTGTACAGCTGTGGCATTACCATGCAGCAGATGGCACATCAGAAAACACctggtgtatatatatgtacagaACTGGGGCATTGTGGAGCTGTTGTTATGTAGTTACTGCATGCAGAACATGAGTAATAGGTAATGCTTAAAAAGACACATATCTCTTTCATGATTTCTTGTGTATTAGCCTGAAGCAAAGCACAGAAAtgtaaaaaacgaaaaaaatatggcTATAAAGTATTTATATTGATAACATTTAAGACAAACATGAGACAATTAAGTTACACagatgatgaaaattaaaagtTTCTCATTGTAAGACACACAAGACTATGTCCCTAAACTGAGAAGACAGGCTCTATGATGTGGAGACAAAACTGGAgaatatataaaagataaataaaactatagGTAACATAGTGTTTCCCTGAAAGGTGTTTGGAGATAACTTGTGACTGTGACCTTGGAGGGAACTGCCAACATAGATAAGACCATCTGCATTCAGTATTAGGTGGATAAGATTGTTTTGTGTgtccattttattttcatcttcctggttgtaaatatattttgtaattaaCTGTCTGGTTCATGTTCACATCCTCATCAGAGCTACAGTTCATATTTCAgctagaaaagaaaagcagcTTTGTCATCATATGTGTAACAAaatgagtaataaaaaaatagactatTGAGTAAAGATATATGTCTCCACCTGTATCTGATGCCAATACGTAAGAAGAGTTCCCATTTATTCCTGTTCCTGCATTCCTTCTTTGCATactctcatcctttcttccctgaGCTATCTCAAATACTCCATCATTCTGTCCTTCCATTTCCCCGGAAGCTGTCCCTTTACATTGTTGTGGGCAGAAGTCACATAACCTCTGCACTTACTTCTActttgtttttgcatttttccctCAGTCTAAAGTGTTCTGTTCTGCCAGCAGTTTTCTTACAAAATCTGACAATCTGCAACAGATCAAAGCACCAGAGATTAAGGAAAAACTGAACACTGAGAATGGTGTGTTACTTGAATTTAAGTCATGATTATCACACATGTGTTTTGTAGTCATCTTCAAAGGTTCATTTTAGTTATTTCAAATGAAGGTAAAGGAGTGTTATTCTGGATATAATAGTGTAACTCTTTCTCCCCTCAGAGTTATGGAGAAGGACCCAATCACTTGCTCAGATGAACTCAACAACCAAGTGCGTTCTCGTcccaaaaacaagaagaagagagcatcatcatcttcatcatcatcctcctcctctccctcacctgaccacagggaggtgaagaagaagaggaaacggCCAAGACCAGCCTCCTctgactcttcctcctcttcctcagactcctcctcatcctcttcagattcatcttcctcatcttcatcaccttcctcttcttcctcatcagcctccagctcctcctcgtCAGACTCCTCAGGGTCAGACAGCATAGTGTACAAGAAAAAGCTAACAGGAAAGGCACTGAAAAAAGccctgaagaagaggaaaaagcggGAAAAGCTTCtgaagaagaaactgaagaaatgcAAAAAACTGGCaaggcaagaagaaaagaaatccatcaagaagaaagtgaagaaactacataagaaactaaagaaaattaagagggagaggaggaaggacaccAGGAGAATCAAGAAGACACGTCAGACACATGAAGCCAAGAAGAACCAGGAGAAGAACCATAAGcatgaggagaaggacaagagcTCAAAGGGATCCAGGAAGAAGCAGGATGTGGTGGAGAATGGGTCAGCTTCCATTGGGCCAAGCATTGACCTCATGACCTCCAACCAGTCCACCATGACTCCCATGACCcgggaggaatgggagaaacAGGAGAGTGTGGTGCGTCGTGTGTATGATCAGGAGACTGGTAGGCACAGGTGGGAACTCAGGCTCTAAGCACACATGTAGTGATGCATGTCGTAATGTTGTAGTCATCACCATAGCCACACACAAAAATGGGATTATTAATTGCTGCCTTGTTTGGTTTCACTACTTATTATATGCTATGGTAACTAAAGTCTTAGAGAAAAACAGTTACCATATACAGTAATACTCATAGTAAAACCATGAACTATCTTGAACATGGCTATTATTGATATTCTCTGCTtgtaaaaaaatagtatttcttATAAAAACAGTGATTTCTCATTATCAACATTTTATCTTCATTGGTAAGCATTGTAAAATTACTAAAATGTTAATTTGATTGTTTACAAATCTAGTGTCTACATTGTGTGGCATTCCCTATTTGCTGTTcagcttcatcttctctctttgtGTTCTTGAGCTGTCGAGTATTTTTTCATGATTGTCTCCATCTTTTGATACATTTCTTGACATATCACTCTTTCTCAGGATATCTCATCAGTGTTTATGTTTGCTTAGTCactttgtttctttcatattttactGCAAGTAAGGTAAACTAAGGaaagcttttatttttcttgtgctACTGATGCATCTCATAAATATGTAGGTAGGACACTTTGTTTATCCAGTGTTACTTGTGCATTACACTTTAATTAAGCTAAACAGAGGAAagcttctgtttttcttgttatcctGAGTTACAATATTTTGCAGGTTAATTAAGGGCTCTGGAGAGGTGCTGGAAGAGTGTGTCAGTCGAGACCGTCACCGTGCCATCAACAAAGCAGCAACACAGAATGATGGGGAGTTCTTCCAGGCCAATGTCAAGTCCCGTGCCTCCAAGCCATGATTCCTGAAGCCTGTTATGATGATAATTTACATTCAGAAAAGAGATTGCTCTAAGTGGGGTCATATTTCAGGGTGTGGGGCACAACCTGATTATAATGCTGAAGGTCCTAAGTTGTGTAGTCATAAGTTTTCTTTATGATGTATTAATTACCAAATCAAGGTAGTGGGAGTTAATGTAAgttaatatacatataaaagaaTTAGAGGTGAGGGGTAGAGGGAGGCATGTGGTAAAATTTAAACTGCCTAAACATGCAGTTAAGACACAGGTGACATCACTGGTATGCACGCACAGATGATTGACTGTTTGACCTTTTTGTGAGAACTTTACGCTTTTCTAAGATCACACTTGAATAGTTGGTGTTGGGGTGGTTCAAAGACTTCTGCATGAAGGCTCATAATCCTGTCACAACTTTTACATGCTTCTGTAAATTTGACAAAGGACTGACAATATTAGGTAATACAGAGTACTAAACTTTGTGGAGAAGATTAGccggatagtgtgtgtgtgtgtgtgtgtgtgtgcgcacaagCACATATAGGTATGagtgtgtgcaagtgtgtgtgtgtgtgtgtgtgtgtgtgtgtgtgtgtgtgtgtgtgtgtgtgtgtgtgtgtgtgtttttttgtgtgtgcttttcccctctctctctctctctctctctctctctctctctctctctctctctctctctctctctctctctctctctctctctctctctctctctctctctctctctctctctctctctctctctctctctctctctctctctctctctctctctctctctctctctctctctctctctctctctctctctctctctctctctctctctctctctctctctctctctctctcatagtcttATTAAAATTGCTCATCTGGCAGGATCTGAGATCTCTTCAGTTGAAGGAGGTCATGAAAGTTGCATTATGTataagttatttattttatctttttatgtaaaagACTATGAGGCATATTTATGGGTTCAGAGGCCAGAAAATTGCCTTATTCAGCTATTACTTATATTCAGCTATTACTAATTAGATACTGGATGCATTTTATGGAATGCCTTTATTCTATAATGTACTTTGGTAATGCCTCAGTTTTGTGATAAGTATAGATTTTTTCATATGCTATTGTTATTAGGATTATTTCATGAGGCTATTTAGTGTTGGTATCGCAAACCTTAAATATTACGTAATGTAGCTGCTGGCTTTCATGTATGTTTGTGGCTGAAGTATGCtgatggtttatttatttacttattttttttaccatactcaagttttttatcatattcaaGTGATCACTGGGTTTGTTTGAGAATCTGCACTCAGATGTGTTCTGACAGAAATGTGAAGGAAGTGATGTTACTTGGACCCAAGCGTTGTGATGAGAACTTTGaactctggtgtgtgtgtgtgtgtgtgtgtgtgtgtgtgtgtgtgtgtgtgtgtgtgtgtgtgtgtgtgtgtgtgtgtgtgtgtgtgtgtgtgtgtgtgtgttatccaaGAAGTTTATTATAAGCCAATCTAAACATTGTGGTGTCCTTGCTGCACATGATGAAAGGAGATTATCACTGTGTTGGTGTAAGCAAGATTTCCCACCCTAAACTCAAAGCACTGCAGTTGTAGATTACACAAAGTAAACCAGAATTGCAAATATAGAGGTGTACACAATTTTCTTAGGACCTGAGTAAATGTTGAAAGCTCCTCTGGGGCAAAACGATATTTTAAGAATGGTCTTACATTCTTAGTCAGTTATAGTATGTAGATTTGAGAAATTTAACCAtatgtttcttttgtgtgtgtgtgtgtgtgtgtgtgtgtgtgtg contains:
- the LOC135111687 gene encoding uncharacterized protein LOC135111687 isoform X3; translated protein: MNTKTDHKRRRRSSDVTVNKQGRSTAPAPLTPPPPPPPPAFSLVGSKVMEKDPITCSDELNNQVRSRPKNKKKRASSSSSSSSSSPSPDHREVKKKRKRPRPASSDSSSSSSDSSSSSSDSSSSSSSPSSSSSSASSSSSSDSSGSDSIVYKKKLTGKALKKALKKRKKREKLLKKKLKKCKKLARQEEKKSIKKKVKKLHKKLKKIKRERRKDTRRIKKTRQTHEAKKNQEKNHKHEEKDKSSKGSRKKQDVVENGSASIGPSIDLMTSNQSTMTPMTREEWEKQESVVN
- the LOC135111687 gene encoding ADP-ribosylation factor-like protein 6-interacting protein 4 isoform X1 → MNTKTDHKRRRRSSDVTVNKQGRSTAPAPLTPPPPPPPPAFSLVGSKVMEKDPITCSDELNNQVRSRPKNKKKRASSSSSSSSSSPSPDHREVKKKRKRPRPASSDSSSSSSDSSSSSSDSSSSSSSPSSSSSSASSSSSSDSSGSDSIVYKKKLTGKALKKALKKRKKREKLLKKKLKKCKKLARQEEKKSIKKKVKKLHKKLKKIKRERRKDTRRIKKTRQTHEAKKNQEKNHKHEEKDKSSKGSRKKQDVVENGSASIGPSIDLMTSNQSTMTPMTREEWEKQESVVRRVYDQETGRHRLIKGSGEVLEECVSRDRHRAINKAATQNDGEFFQANVKSRASKP
- the LOC135111687 gene encoding uncharacterized protein LOC135111687 isoform X2; translation: MNTKTDHKRRRRSSDVTVNKQGRSTAPAPLTPPPPPPPPAFSLVGSKVMEKDPITCSDELNNQVRSRPKNKKKRASSSSSSSSSSPSPDHREVKKKRKRPRPASSDSSSSSSDSSSSSSDSSSSSSSPSSSSSSASSSSSSDSSGSDSIVYKKKLTGKALKKALKKRKKREKLLKKKLKKCKKLARQEEKKSIKKKVKKLHKKLKKIKRERRKDTRRIKKTRQTHEAKKNQEKNHKHEEKDKSSKGSRKKQDVVENGSASIGPSIDLMTSNQSTMTPMTREEWEKQESVVRRVYDQETG